In Streptomyces canus, one DNA window encodes the following:
- a CDS encoding Rv1733c family protein — protein sequence MAFRGPKVWLWRWRRNPLRRRADTVEAWVVLGAWLLTLLAGVLAGLGVSRSVEHQLALERVEWRPVVARLVDQAPGTADPGTSSGERVWGKVTWTGGDGSAHEGQVRVDPGSTQGTPVTVWTDARGRLMTQPATEGQARIRAAMIGILVGFSTAAVPFVGGRVLRGRMERRRLDQWDTDWAFFGPLWGGRRADGR from the coding sequence ATGGCGTTCCGTGGTCCCAAGGTCTGGCTGTGGCGCTGGCGGCGCAATCCACTCAGACGCCGCGCCGACACCGTCGAGGCGTGGGTCGTACTCGGTGCCTGGCTGCTCACCCTGCTGGCCGGGGTGTTAGCCGGTCTGGGGGTGAGCCGGTCCGTCGAGCACCAGCTGGCGCTGGAGCGCGTCGAGTGGCGGCCCGTCGTGGCCCGTCTCGTCGACCAGGCACCCGGCACGGCCGACCCGGGCACGTCGAGCGGTGAACGGGTATGGGGCAAGGTGACCTGGACCGGTGGCGACGGCTCGGCCCACGAGGGCCAGGTCCGCGTCGATCCCGGCAGCACCCAGGGCACACCGGTCACCGTCTGGACCGACGCCCGGGGCCGTCTGATGACCCAGCCCGCCACCGAGGGGCAGGCCCGGATCCGCGCCGCGATGATCGGCATCCTGGTCGGCTTCAGCACCGCGGCCGTCCCCTTCGTGGGCGGTCGGGTCCTCCGCGGCCGTATGGAGCGCCGCCGCCTCGACCAGTGGGACACGGACTGGGCGTTCTTCGGACCGTTGTGGGGCGGGAGGCGGGCCGACGGGAGGTAG
- a CDS encoding DeoR/GlpR family DNA-binding transcription regulator gives MAAPQARWSALLEMLTRDGRIEVESAAEELGVSAATIRRDLDELARQQMVTRTHGGAVINAIAYDLPLRYKAARKAPEKERIADAAAGLVKAGAVVGLNGGTTTTEVARALATRADLSSGGAETAVTVVTNALNIANELVVRRHVKLVVTGGVARPASYELIGPLATELLAEIALDQVFIGVDAIDVAHGATAHHEGEASINRALARRAQQVVAVADSSKLDRRAFARICPVADIDVLVTDKAASDELTESFEAAGVEVIRA, from the coding sequence ATGGCGGCACCGCAGGCCCGGTGGAGCGCGCTGCTGGAGATGCTGACGCGCGACGGGCGGATCGAAGTCGAGTCGGCCGCCGAGGAGTTGGGCGTCTCCGCCGCGACCATCAGGCGCGACCTGGACGAGCTGGCCCGCCAGCAGATGGTCACCCGCACGCACGGCGGAGCCGTGATCAACGCGATCGCCTATGACCTGCCCCTGCGCTACAAGGCCGCACGCAAGGCTCCGGAGAAGGAGCGGATCGCGGACGCGGCCGCCGGGCTGGTGAAGGCCGGCGCGGTCGTGGGGCTGAACGGCGGCACCACGACCACCGAGGTGGCGCGAGCTCTGGCCACCCGCGCCGACCTGAGTTCCGGCGGCGCGGAGACAGCGGTCACCGTGGTGACCAATGCCCTGAACATCGCCAACGAGTTGGTCGTACGGCGTCACGTCAAGCTCGTGGTGACCGGCGGGGTGGCCCGGCCTGCGTCCTATGAGCTCATCGGACCGCTGGCCACCGAACTGCTCGCGGAGATCGCACTGGACCAGGTCTTCATCGGGGTGGACGCCATCGACGTGGCCCACGGGGCGACCGCCCACCACGAGGGCGAGGCCAGCATCAACCGAGCACTGGCCCGCCGCGCGCAGCAGGTCGTCGCGGTCGCCGACTCCTCCAAGCTGGACCGGCGGGCCTTCGCCCGCATCTGCCCGGTGGCGGACATCGACGTCCTGGTGACCGACAAGGCCGCCTCGGACGAACTGACCGAGTCGTTCGAGGCGGCCGGTGTGGAGGTCATCCGCGCCTGA
- a CDS encoding carbohydrate ABC transporter permease, whose product MKLRTVLLTAAGWLVALAFLAPYAEMLLTALKPTPELMKSPPSYLPSHWQWSNFTQIWSLTDPRVGDALLFSLYVAGASTLLALAVGLPAAYYTARHRFRGRGAFLILVLVTQMFAPTALLVGIYREMVSLDLTDTAEGLILVNAAFNLPFCVWILNAYFASIPKELEEAAWLDGTGRFGALTRVILPLAMPGVVTALVYTFIGAWNEYVVALTITSSGNRMTLTRAIPGFVTSYHEQWQYLFATSIVAIVPVVVLFVFVERYLVAGLTAGGVRG is encoded by the coding sequence ATGAAACTGCGCACCGTCCTGCTCACCGCGGCCGGCTGGCTGGTGGCGCTCGCGTTTCTCGCGCCCTACGCGGAGATGCTGCTGACGGCGCTCAAACCGACGCCCGAACTGATGAAGTCCCCGCCGTCCTATCTGCCTTCGCACTGGCAGTGGTCGAACTTCACGCAGATCTGGTCGCTCACCGACCCGCGCGTCGGGGACGCGCTGCTGTTCTCGCTGTACGTCGCCGGGGCGTCGACGCTGCTCGCCCTGGCCGTCGGGCTGCCCGCCGCGTACTACACCGCCCGGCACCGTTTCCGCGGGCGCGGCGCCTTCCTGATCCTCGTACTCGTCACCCAGATGTTCGCGCCGACCGCGCTCCTGGTCGGTATCTACCGGGAGATGGTCAGCCTCGACCTGACCGACACCGCCGAGGGCCTCATCCTCGTGAACGCGGCGTTCAACCTGCCGTTCTGCGTGTGGATCCTCAACGCGTACTTCGCGAGCATCCCCAAGGAACTGGAGGAGGCGGCCTGGCTCGACGGCACCGGGCGGTTCGGCGCCCTCACCCGTGTGATCCTGCCGCTCGCGATGCCCGGTGTGGTGACCGCGCTCGTCTACACCTTCATCGGCGCGTGGAACGAGTACGTCGTGGCGCTCACGATCACCTCGTCCGGCAACCGGATGACGCTGACCAGGGCGATCCCCGGCTTTGTCACCTCGTACCACGAGCAGTGGCAGTACCTGTTCGCCACCTCGATCGTCGCGATCGTGCCCGTGGTCGTGCTGTTCGTCTTCGTGGAGCGCTACCTCGTCGCCGGCCTGACGGCGGGCGGCGTGCGCGGATGA
- a CDS encoding extracellular solute-binding protein: MKRHLAGLAGGTALALALTGCGKGSSSDSGGSDGKTIRFVAAKYDDDTQAYWTALIKDFEKANPGYRVNLEVVDWEQMDSKVKTYVQTKQEPDVLNYNKFSDFARDGLVYKAQDVVSPKVLADFLPLFRQKAQYKGAQYGLPFISSARLFFYNKDIFAKAGIARPPSTWAEVEADAKKIKQAGYIGLGLPLGPEEAQAEFQIWAMNNGGGWTDASGKWAIDQQANVDTLSYLRKLTKEKVTQPNPEATNRKDVFNQFAQGKIGMLNGAVFMRKGFIDPVDAKLNYGVAALPSKDGSTHKTLGVQDYLVAFKKSDGSNKAGVKKFLDFFYQKENAAKFVSTEGFLSVTESAGAVLSSDSKNAAYYKPFVDALSSAEFAPADDPAWAAVDGAVKQRIGTGVAGGDPAKVLGEIQKTAQKGD; this comes from the coding sequence GTGAAACGGCACCTCGCGGGCCTCGCCGGGGGTACGGCCCTGGCACTGGCCCTCACCGGCTGCGGCAAGGGCAGCTCCTCGGACAGCGGCGGATCCGACGGCAAGACGATCAGGTTCGTCGCGGCGAAGTACGACGACGACACCCAGGCCTACTGGACTGCGCTGATCAAGGACTTCGAAAAGGCGAACCCCGGCTACCGGGTGAACCTCGAAGTCGTCGACTGGGAGCAGATGGACTCCAAGGTCAAGACGTACGTCCAGACCAAGCAGGAACCGGACGTCCTCAACTACAACAAGTTCTCCGACTTCGCCCGGGACGGCCTGGTCTACAAGGCGCAGGACGTCGTCTCCCCCAAGGTGCTGGCCGACTTCCTCCCGCTGTTCCGGCAGAAGGCGCAGTACAAGGGGGCCCAGTACGGGCTGCCCTTCATCTCCAGCGCGCGCCTGTTCTTCTACAACAAGGACATCTTCGCCAAGGCGGGCATAGCCCGGCCGCCGTCCACCTGGGCCGAGGTCGAGGCCGACGCCAAGAAGATCAAGCAGGCCGGTTACATCGGCCTCGGGCTGCCCCTGGGCCCCGAGGAGGCGCAGGCCGAGTTCCAGATCTGGGCGATGAACAACGGCGGTGGCTGGACCGACGCCTCGGGCAAGTGGGCGATCGACCAGCAGGCCAACGTCGACACGCTCAGCTACCTGCGGAAACTGACGAAGGAAAAGGTCACCCAGCCCAACCCGGAGGCCACCAACCGCAAGGACGTCTTCAACCAGTTCGCCCAGGGCAAGATCGGCATGCTCAACGGGGCGGTCTTCATGCGGAAGGGCTTCATCGACCCGGTCGACGCGAAACTGAACTACGGCGTCGCGGCGCTGCCCAGCAAGGACGGCAGCACCCACAAGACGCTCGGCGTGCAGGACTACCTCGTCGCGTTCAAGAAGAGCGACGGGTCGAACAAGGCGGGGGTGAAGAAGTTCCTCGACTTCTTCTACCAGAAGGAGAACGCCGCCAAGTTCGTCTCCACCGAGGGGTTCCTGTCGGTCACCGAGTCGGCTGGTGCGGTGCTCAGCTCCGACAGCAAGAACGCCGCCTACTACAAGCCGTTCGTCGACGCCCTCTCCAGCGCCGAGTTCGCCCCCGCCGACGACCCGGCGTGGGCCGCGGTCGACGGTGCGGTGAAACAGCGCATCGGCACGGGGGTGGCGGGCGGCGACCCGGCCAAGGTCCTGGGCGAGATCCAGAAGACCGCGCAGAAGGGCGACTGA
- a CDS encoding class II fructose-bisphosphate aldolase: MPLTPTADLVSSAYRDGEAVGAFNVITLEHAEAVVTGAEAAGRPVICQISENAVRFHGSRLAPIARATAALAEAAAVPVALHLDHVTDEALLRRAADCGFGSVMFDASALPHAQNVAATRAAAQWAHAQGLWLEAELGEIGGKDGVHAPSARTDPDQARDFVSATGVDALAVAVGSSHAMTTRTARLDHGLIARLAKAVPVPLVLHGSTGVPDEELRQAVAAGMVKVNIGTALNAAFTGAVRDTLTAAPAAVDPRPALTAARRAMADAVTSALRTLSGGGYRKG; this comes from the coding sequence GTGCCGCTGACTCCCACCGCCGACCTGGTGAGCTCCGCGTACCGCGACGGAGAGGCCGTCGGCGCGTTCAACGTCATCACCCTGGAGCACGCCGAGGCCGTGGTCACCGGGGCGGAAGCCGCGGGCCGCCCGGTCATCTGCCAGATCAGCGAGAACGCCGTGCGGTTCCACGGCAGCCGGCTCGCCCCGATAGCCCGCGCCACCGCAGCGCTCGCCGAGGCGGCCGCCGTGCCCGTGGCGCTGCACCTCGACCACGTCACCGACGAAGCGCTGCTGCGCCGCGCCGCGGACTGCGGCTTCGGATCCGTCATGTTCGACGCGTCCGCGTTGCCGCACGCCCAGAACGTCGCCGCCACGCGCGCGGCGGCCCAGTGGGCGCACGCACAGGGTCTGTGGCTGGAGGCGGAACTCGGCGAGATCGGCGGCAAGGACGGAGTGCACGCACCCTCCGCACGCACGGACCCCGACCAGGCGCGCGACTTCGTGTCCGCCACCGGGGTGGACGCACTGGCCGTCGCGGTCGGCAGCTCCCACGCGATGACCACGCGCACCGCCCGGCTGGACCACGGTCTCATCGCCCGCCTCGCCAAGGCGGTCCCCGTGCCGCTGGTCCTGCACGGCTCGACGGGCGTGCCCGACGAGGAGCTCCGGCAGGCGGTGGCGGCCGGCATGGTCAAGGTCAACATCGGTACGGCACTGAACGCCGCCTTCACCGGCGCGGTCCGCGACACACTCACCGCCGCGCCCGCGGCCGTCGACCCCCGGCCCGCCCTCACCGCTGCGCGCCGGGCGATGGCCGATGCCGTGACCTCGGCGCTGCGGACCCTGTCGGGCGGTGGGTACCGGAAGGGGTGA
- a CDS encoding SIS domain-containing protein → MSQTDIEIATQPDCWRQAVALARRPDGPVSASLPRPGERVAVVGCGTSWFIAQAYAALRESGGHGETDAFPASEMPDGRAYDRVVALTRSGTTTEVLELLGRLRGHTPTTAVTAVPQSPVTGPADAVVVLDFADETSVVQTRFASTELVLLRAHLGEDLEHLPQQGRAALDEPLPAGVLEAEQFTFLGQGWAYGIAQEAALKLREAAGAWTEAYPVMEYRHGPISVTAPGRVAWWFGDPAALPSGLADEIADTGGQLVALGRDPLADLVVVHRLASALASARGLDPDNPRHLTRSVILA, encoded by the coding sequence ATGAGTCAGACCGACATCGAGATCGCCACGCAGCCCGACTGCTGGAGGCAGGCCGTGGCACTGGCCCGGCGGCCCGACGGTCCCGTCTCCGCCTCGCTGCCCCGGCCCGGCGAGCGGGTCGCCGTCGTCGGCTGCGGGACGTCCTGGTTCATCGCCCAGGCGTACGCGGCACTGCGGGAGTCGGGCGGCCACGGTGAGACCGATGCCTTCCCCGCCTCCGAGATGCCGGACGGGCGGGCCTACGACCGGGTGGTCGCGCTGACCCGGTCCGGCACCACGACCGAAGTACTGGAGCTGCTCGGCCGACTGCGCGGGCACACTCCCACGACCGCGGTGACCGCGGTGCCGCAGTCACCGGTGACGGGGCCGGCGGACGCCGTCGTCGTGCTCGACTTCGCCGACGAGACCTCGGTCGTCCAGACCCGGTTCGCCAGCACCGAACTGGTGCTCCTGCGGGCCCACTTGGGCGAGGACCTGGAGCATCTGCCGCAGCAGGGGCGCGCTGCGCTGGACGAACCGCTGCCGGCCGGGGTGTTGGAGGCCGAGCAGTTCACCTTCCTGGGGCAGGGCTGGGCCTACGGGATCGCCCAGGAGGCGGCGCTGAAGTTGCGCGAGGCGGCGGGCGCCTGGACCGAGGCCTACCCGGTGATGGAGTACCGGCACGGTCCGATCAGCGTCACCGCACCCGGCCGCGTCGCCTGGTGGTTCGGGGACCCGGCGGCCCTGCCGTCCGGTCTCGCCGACGAGATCGCGGACACCGGCGGGCAGTTGGTGGCACTCGGCCGGGACCCGCTGGCAGATCTGGTCGTGGTGCACCGGCTGGCCTCCGCCCTCGCCTCGGCACGCGGGCTGGACCCGGACAATCCGCGCCATCTGACCCGTTCCGTGATCCTGGCCTGA
- a CDS encoding WD40/YVTN/BNR-like repeat-containing protein: MTEKLLAVGTRKGLFIGRGRGGTWEFDESPYFNAQAVYSVAIDTRGERPRLLAGGDSAHWGPSVFHSDDLGRTWTEPAQPAVKFPKDTEASLERVWQLHPAAAEPDVVYAGTEPAALYRSEDRGESFELVRPLWEHPTRSKWVPGGGGEGLHTVLTDKRDPRAVTVAVSTAGVFRTKDGGASWEPSNSGVSAVFLPDPNPEFGQCVHKVARDAADPDRLYLQNHWGVYRSDDAGAHWTDIGEGLPSTFGFAVAAHPHRGETAYVFPITADADRVPAGHRCRVFRTADAGKSWEPLAAGLPQEDHYGTVLRDAMCTDDADPAGVYFGNRNGEVYASADDGDSWRQLASHLPDVLCVRAAVVA, encoded by the coding sequence ATGACTGAGAAGCTGCTTGCCGTGGGGACGCGCAAAGGTCTGTTCATCGGGCGTGGGCGCGGCGGCACCTGGGAGTTCGACGAGAGCCCGTATTTCAACGCGCAGGCCGTGTACTCGGTCGCCATCGACACCCGGGGCGAGCGTCCCCGGCTGCTGGCCGGCGGTGACAGCGCGCACTGGGGCCCCTCCGTGTTCCACTCCGACGACCTGGGCCGCACCTGGACGGAGCCGGCCCAGCCCGCGGTGAAGTTCCCGAAGGACACCGAGGCCTCCCTGGAGCGGGTCTGGCAGCTGCACCCGGCGGCGGCCGAGCCGGACGTGGTGTACGCGGGCACGGAGCCGGCCGCGCTGTACCGCTCCGAGGACCGCGGGGAGAGCTTCGAGCTCGTCCGTCCCCTGTGGGAGCATCCGACGCGTTCGAAGTGGGTGCCGGGCGGTGGCGGTGAGGGCCTGCACACCGTCCTGACCGACAAGCGGGATCCGCGCGCGGTGACCGTGGCCGTCTCCACCGCCGGGGTGTTCCGCACCAAGGACGGCGGCGCGAGCTGGGAGCCGTCCAACTCCGGTGTCTCCGCGGTCTTCCTGCCCGACCCGAACCCGGAGTTCGGCCAGTGTGTGCACAAGGTGGCCCGGGACGCGGCCGATCCGGACCGGCTGTACCTCCAGAATCACTGGGGTGTGTACAGAAGCGACGACGCGGGGGCGCACTGGACGGACATCGGCGAAGGGCTGCCGTCCACCTTCGGCTTCGCGGTGGCCGCCCATCCCCACCGCGGTGAGACGGCGTACGTCTTCCCGATCACCGCCGACGCGGACCGCGTCCCGGCCGGTCACCGGTGCCGGGTCTTCCGCACGGCGGACGCGGGCAAGAGCTGGGAGCCGCTCGCAGCGGGTCTGCCGCAGGAGGACCACTACGGCACGGTGCTGCGGGACGCGATGTGCACGGACGACGCGGACCCGGCCGGCGTCTACTTCGGCAACCGCAACGGCGAGGTGTACGCCTCGGCCGACGACGGCGACAGCTGGCGGCAGTTGGCCTCGCATCTGCCGGACGTGCTGTGTGTACGGGCGGCGGTGGTGGCGTGA
- a CDS encoding carbohydrate ABC transporter permease — protein MAVHDVTASATGAEHPAPVAPAPSPPRRRRRTWRALEPLLWLGPATLLILTMVVWPIIEMIRTSLTKVSSTGLSEGFAGLGNYTDLFAEGDLPGVLLRTVVWVVGVVTVTILVSLGLAQLLNASFPGRRLVRWAMIVPWASSVLMTALIWRWMLNNFYGVVNRLLMDIGVLDAPVNWLAHPGQALVAMMGVAVFVSLPFTSFVLLAGVQSIPGEVYEAARVDGAGPVRAYLSITLPLLRPSLVVAAIINVINVFNSFPIIWAMTRGGPGFSTDTTTTYLYKLAFDNQSVGESAAMAVVNFGLVLAVVLVYLRVVRRQEDSA, from the coding sequence GTGGCCGTACACGATGTCACCGCAAGCGCCACCGGGGCCGAACACCCGGCCCCGGTGGCGCCGGCGCCGTCCCCGCCGCGCCGCCGTCGCAGGACATGGCGCGCGCTCGAACCCCTGTTGTGGCTCGGGCCCGCGACCCTCCTCATCCTGACCATGGTCGTCTGGCCCATCATCGAGATGATCCGGACGTCCCTGACGAAGGTGAGCTCCACCGGACTGTCCGAGGGGTTCGCCGGCCTTGGCAACTACACCGATCTGTTCGCCGAGGGCGACCTGCCCGGAGTGCTGCTGCGCACCGTCGTGTGGGTCGTCGGGGTCGTCACCGTCACGATCCTGGTCTCCCTCGGCCTGGCCCAACTGCTGAACGCGAGCTTCCCGGGGCGTCGGCTGGTGCGGTGGGCGATGATCGTGCCCTGGGCCTCGTCCGTGCTGATGACGGCGCTCATCTGGCGCTGGATGCTCAACAACTTCTACGGCGTGGTCAACCGGCTGCTCATGGACATCGGGGTGCTCGACGCCCCCGTCAACTGGCTGGCCCATCCGGGGCAGGCCCTCGTGGCGATGATGGGCGTGGCGGTGTTCGTCTCACTGCCGTTCACCTCGTTCGTCCTGCTGGCCGGTGTGCAGAGCATCCCCGGCGAGGTCTACGAGGCGGCGCGGGTGGACGGCGCAGGCCCGGTCCGCGCCTACCTGAGCATCACCCTGCCGCTGCTGCGGCCCTCGCTGGTGGTCGCAGCGATCATCAACGTCATCAACGTGTTCAACTCGTTCCCCATCATCTGGGCCATGACGCGCGGAGGCCCCGGCTTCAGCACCGACACGACCACCACCTACCTGTACAAACTCGCCTTCGACAACCAGTCGGTGGGGGAGTCGGCCGCCATGGCCGTCGTCAACTTCGGGCTGGTCCTCGCCGTGGTGCTGGTCTATCTGCGCGTCGTCCGCCGACAGGAGGACTCCGCGTGA